From one Deltaproteobacteria bacterium genomic stretch:
- the nadB gene encoding L-aspartate oxidase: MEHETDYLIIGSGVAGLSLALKLARVGRVTLITKKGLTDTATTYAQGGIACAIGADDSPDLHMQDTLRAGDGICHEDIVRLVVTQGPDRIRELESLGLTFTRSPDASTHLDLGREGGHSRRRVLHVEDFTGQSLEKTLVSRVSDSPAITIQEYHVAVDLITRCAVRSPRPSPYSERCLGAYVLDSRTGIIHTYLAKATILATGGTGKVYLYTSNPDVATGDGIAMAYRAGARIANLEFVQFHPTCLFHPLAKNFLISEALRGEGAHLIDHEGRRFMEKYAPTEMELANRDVIARAIDNELKKSGKDCVYLDISHRPSDFIRTRFPNIYETCLRFGYDITKEPIPVVPAAHYMCGGVVTDEYGETNIAGLFALGETACTGLHGANRLASNSLLEGLVMAHQVSERLTKDPAFLAPWTPPPVPPWDPGGAVDLDEAVIISFNWDVIRRLMWNYVGIVRSDKRLALARERIVPILDELQRHYWDYILTSDFIEVRNLALVAKLIIECASGRAESRGGHFNADHPRKDDWNWRRDTVITREAPRP, encoded by the coding sequence ATGGAACATGAAACGGACTATCTGATCATCGGCAGTGGGGTAGCAGGCCTCTCCCTCGCCCTCAAACTCGCACGCGTGGGCCGTGTGACCCTCATCACCAAGAAAGGGCTCACGGACACGGCCACCACCTATGCCCAGGGGGGAATCGCCTGCGCCATCGGTGCGGACGACTCCCCGGACCTCCACATGCAGGACACCCTTCGGGCCGGAGACGGGATCTGCCACGAGGACATAGTGAGACTCGTGGTCACCCAGGGGCCGGATCGGATTCGGGAGCTCGAGTCCTTGGGGCTTACCTTCACTCGATCGCCCGATGCGTCCACCCATCTTGATCTGGGCCGGGAAGGCGGACACAGCCGACGCCGCGTCCTCCATGTGGAGGACTTCACTGGCCAATCCCTTGAGAAGACCCTCGTCTCGCGGGTCTCAGATTCACCTGCCATCACCATACAGGAATACCACGTCGCCGTGGACCTCATCACCCGGTGCGCAGTGCGCTCCCCCCGCCCCTCCCCTTACTCCGAGCGATGTCTCGGGGCCTATGTCCTAGATTCCCGGACCGGCATCATCCATACCTATCTGGCAAAGGCGACCATTCTCGCCACAGGCGGGACCGGAAAGGTCTATCTCTACACGAGCAACCCGGACGTGGCCACTGGAGACGGCATCGCCATGGCCTACCGGGCCGGGGCCAGGATCGCCAATCTGGAATTCGTCCAGTTCCACCCCACCTGTCTCTTCCACCCCCTGGCCAAGAACTTTCTCATATCCGAGGCCCTCCGGGGTGAAGGTGCGCATCTCATCGACCATGAGGGCCGAAGATTCATGGAGAAGTACGCCCCTACGGAGATGGAACTTGCAAACCGGGATGTCATCGCCAGGGCCATAGACAACGAGCTCAAAAAGAGCGGCAAGGATTGCGTCTATCTGGACATTAGCCACAGACCAAGCGATTTCATACGGACCCGTTTTCCAAATATCTACGAGACGTGCCTCAGATTCGGCTATGACATCACAAAGGAGCCCATCCCCGTGGTCCCTGCGGCCCATTATATGTGTGGGGGCGTTGTCACGGACGAATACGGAGAGACAAACATAGCTGGTCTCTTCGCCCTCGGGGAGACGGCCTGCACCGGCCTTCACGGTGCGAACCGGCTCGCCTCCAATTCCCTTCTCGAGGGCCTCGTCATGGCCCATCAGGTCTCCGAGCGGCTGACCAAAGACCCGGCATTCCTCGCCCCGTGGACCCCGCCACCTGTCCCACCCTGGGATCCTGGAGGGGCAGTAGACCTGGACGAGGCGGTCATCATCTCCTTCAACTGGGACGTGATCCGCCGCCTCATGTGGAACTATGTGGGAATCGTCAGAAGCGACAAACGGCTCGCCCTTGCCCGGGAGCGGATCGTCCCCATCCTCGACGAGCTCCAGCGGCATTATTGGGATTACATCCTCACAAGCGATTTCATCGAGGTGAGAAACCTGGCCCTCGTGGCCAAGCTCATCATCGAATGCGCGTCCGGACGCGCGGAGAGCCGGGGCGGGCATTTCAACGCCGACCATCCGCGCAAGGACGACTGGAACTGGCGCAGGGATACCGTCATCACCCGAGAGGCCCCACGCCCATGA
- a CDS encoding FAD-dependent thymidylate synthase, with product MRIREQSCRILDDYWKEGRILEQIERCGRVCYKSEDRITEGSATAFIKGIISRGHESVLELAQIVLELRIDAESIIQKLFAVIPRFLRADRIEKGVYLLSGNPRSFRDLARDFPGLKVTKAVLRELTTHHPVLFEDLAPRHGWIPQDGIAVRIVPPSEIAALSPDLALRHRTLLVHFITNRAVTHELVRHRVASYLQESQRYCRYDDPRFGCAVEFIRPCFYAEGTPEFALWREAMEEAEKRYLKLLETSSPQAARTVLPNSCKTEIMVHATLDEWRHILRLRTSKAADPSMRELMLLLLPECVSRFPDVFAPIAQALDTRYGT from the coding sequence ATGCGGATACGGGAACAATCCTGCCGAATCCTCGACGATTACTGGAAGGAAGGGCGGATCCTCGAACAGATCGAGCGATGCGGACGGGTCTGCTACAAGAGCGAGGACAGGATCACGGAAGGCTCTGCCACCGCCTTCATCAAGGGGATCATATCCCGCGGGCATGAATCCGTACTCGAGCTCGCCCAGATCGTCCTCGAGCTTCGGATCGACGCCGAGTCCATCATCCAGAAGCTCTTTGCCGTCATCCCCCGTTTCCTTCGGGCGGACCGGATTGAAAAGGGTGTTTACCTCCTGTCCGGCAATCCCCGCTCCTTTCGGGACCTGGCCCGGGACTTTCCCGGCCTCAAGGTCACTAAGGCCGTGCTCAGGGAACTGACCACCCACCATCCCGTTCTCTTTGAAGACTTAGCACCCCGCCATGGCTGGATCCCCCAGGACGGCATCGCCGTTCGGATCGTTCCTCCATCCGAGATAGCGGCCCTCTCCCCTGACCTTGCTCTCAGGCACCGGACACTTCTCGTCCACTTCATAACGAACCGGGCAGTCACCCACGAACTTGTCCGGCACAGGGTTGCGTCCTATCTCCAGGAGTCCCAGCGTTACTGCCGTTACGACGACCCCCGTTTCGGGTGCGCCGTGGAGTTTATCCGGCCGTGTTTTTACGCAGAGGGCACGCCTGAGTTTGCGCTCTGGCGTGAGGCCATGGAAGAGGCGGAGAAACGCTATCTGAAACTCCTCGAGACCTCTTCCCCACAGGCGGCGAGGACCGTTCTTCCCAACTCCTGCAAGACCGAGATCATGGTACACGCGACCCTCGACGAGTGGCGCCACATCCTGCGTCTTCGGACCTCCAAGGCCGCTGATCCTTCCATGAGGGAACTCATGCTCCTCTTGCTTCCGGAATGTGTCTCCCGTTTTCCTGACGTCTTCGCACCTATTGCACAGGCCCTGGACACACGCTATGGAACATGA
- a CDS encoding aminopeptidase yields MPNERLSKSDCKKLAKDLLRTGKPVWETLGPKEREECASYADACRAFLSQAKTEREAVSVIEGIAEKAGFVRPGGSSGKARPEIRTFRGKLVALVRPGRKPLSNGLRIIASHIDAPRLDLKQNPLYEDFSMAFLKTHYYGGIKKYHWLSRPLALHGVVLTEGGEKVSICLGEDPSDPVLVINDLLPHLAYKVQGEKKLSDAFPAEKLNVLVGGLPLLGPEDLKDAVKLGILRLLRDRYGIVEEDLVSAEIEIVPAGSARDVGFDRAFLGAYGHDDRTCAFASLRAILDVEDPPLTSIAIFLDKEEIGSDGNTGAKSRFLEHLIYELMKGEGKPADPHTLLSILFASKAISADVTAGIDPDYLDVHEKRNDARMGYGICLTKYTGSRGKAAANDAHAEYIGWIRRIWNRAGVVWQAGELGKVDEGGGGTVAKYLAYHGLDIVDAGPPLLGMHSPFEIAHKADLYMTYRAYASFYSAE; encoded by the coding sequence ATGCCCAACGAAAGACTTTCCAAATCCGATTGCAAGAAACTCGCTAAAGACCTCCTTCGAACCGGAAAACCCGTCTGGGAGACCTTGGGCCCCAAGGAACGCGAGGAATGCGCCTCGTATGCGGACGCATGCCGGGCCTTCCTGTCCCAGGCAAAGACAGAGAGGGAGGCGGTCTCCGTCATCGAAGGTATCGCCGAAAAGGCGGGCTTTGTCCGTCCCGGGGGGTCCTCAGGAAAGGCCCGGCCCGAGATCCGGACCTTCAGGGGCAAGCTCGTCGCCCTCGTCCGTCCCGGGAGAAAACCCCTCTCGAATGGTCTGCGCATCATTGCTTCCCATATCGACGCGCCCCGCCTCGACCTCAAGCAAAATCCCCTCTACGAGGATTTTTCCATGGCATTCCTAAAGACACACTATTACGGGGGGATCAAGAAGTACCACTGGCTCTCGCGCCCCCTCGCCCTCCATGGCGTGGTCCTCACGGAAGGGGGGGAGAAGGTCTCCATATGTCTCGGCGAGGACCCATCGGATCCGGTCCTCGTCATAAACGATCTCCTGCCACACCTCGCATACAAGGTACAGGGAGAAAAGAAGCTTAGCGATGCCTTTCCTGCAGAGAAGCTGAACGTCCTCGTCGGCGGGCTTCCCCTGCTCGGGCCCGAGGACCTGAAGGACGCTGTCAAGCTCGGCATCCTCCGGCTCCTCCGGGACCGGTACGGCATCGTGGAAGAGGACCTGGTGAGCGCAGAGATAGAAATCGTCCCGGCGGGAAGTGCGCGGGACGTGGGGTTCGACCGGGCCTTTCTCGGTGCCTACGGCCATGACGACCGGACGTGCGCATTCGCCTCCCTGCGGGCCATTCTCGACGTAGAAGACCCTCCACTTACGTCCATCGCCATCTTCCTCGACAAGGAAGAGATCGGAAGCGACGGGAATACCGGGGCCAAGTCCCGATTCCTTGAACATCTCATCTACGAACTCATGAAAGGCGAGGGGAAACCGGCCGACCCCCATACCCTCCTCTCCATCCTCTTCGCCTCCAAGGCCATATCAGCGGATGTCACTGCGGGCATCGACCCAGATTACCTGGATGTCCATGAAAAAAGAAACGACGCCCGCATGGGATACGGCATCTGCCTTACCAAGTACACCGGATCCCGCGGCAAGGCCGCTGCCAACGATGCCCATGCAGAATACATAGGATGGATCAGGAGGATCTGGAACAGGGCGGGCGTGGTATGGCAGGCAGGTGAACTCGGCAAGGTGGACGAGGGCGGCGGCGGGACCGTGGCCAAGTACCTTGCATACCACGGACTCGACATCGTGGACGCAGGGCCACCGCTTCTCGGCATGCATTCGCCCTTTGAGATCGCCCACAAGGCAGACCTCTACATGACCTATCGGGCGTACGCATCGTTTTATTCTGCAGAATAG
- the rpoZ gene encoding DNA-directed RNA polymerase subunit omega, whose protein sequence is MARVTVEDCLERVPSRFNLIYLTIERVKQLRNGAKPLVACKNKEIVTALREIAQGKVTFDNIDDLAKATEEQRVLLTLKAGAVNGELADSTSE, encoded by the coding sequence ATGGCAAGAGTAACCGTGGAAGATTGTCTGGAAAGGGTTCCGAGCCGATTCAACCTTATCTACCTCACCATTGAGCGGGTGAAACAGCTCAGGAATGGGGCCAAACCCCTTGTCGCCTGCAAGAACAAGGAGATCGTGACCGCCCTCCGGGAGATTGCCCAGGGCAAGGTCACCTTCGATAACATCGATGATCTGGCCAAGGCCACTGAGGAGCAGCGTGTCCTCCTGACCTTGAAGGCCGGAGCCGTAAACGGGGAGCTGGCTGATTCGACGTCGGAGTAA
- the dnaJ gene encoding molecular chaperone DnaJ, which yields MKRDYYEVLGIGRDAGAEEIKRAYRKLALKYHPDRNPGDPEAEERFKEAAEAYEVLRDPQKRRIYDLHGHEGVAGTGFRGFTRQEDIFGAFSDLFEEFFGFGGGRQQARGFGSEDGSDLRYDVTVSFEDAAKGTEMEIEVPRLEVCTECGGTGARDGGKVSICPTCRGTGQIVRSQGFFRVASTCPRCSGRGQIISSPCPRCRGEGRVTEKRKVKVRIPAGVDTGSRLRLRGEGEAGIRGGARGDLYLVIHVEPHEYFERRGNDIFLGVSISFVQACLGDEIEVPSLDGPQTLVIPPGTQTGATFRMRGHGVPDIRGFGRGDQIVEVTVSIPTKLTDRQKEILREFAAIEKEKEEGGIFRRLFRRFEARSEGERKDAVS from the coding sequence ATGAAGCGCGATTACTATGAGGTTCTCGGCATCGGACGGGATGCAGGGGCGGAAGAGATCAAGCGGGCGTACCGGAAACTCGCCCTGAAATACCATCCGGACCGAAATCCCGGGGATCCGGAGGCGGAGGAGCGTTTCAAGGAGGCGGCCGAGGCCTATGAAGTCCTTCGGGACCCGCAAAAGCGCAGGATTTACGATCTCCATGGCCATGAAGGGGTGGCAGGGACGGGTTTTCGAGGTTTTACCCGGCAAGAAGACATATTTGGGGCCTTCAGCGACCTTTTCGAGGAGTTTTTCGGTTTCGGCGGTGGCCGGCAGCAGGCACGGGGTTTCGGATCCGAGGACGGCTCTGATCTCCGTTACGATGTCACCGTTTCCTTTGAGGACGCAGCCAAGGGAACGGAGATGGAGATCGAGGTCCCGCGCCTTGAGGTGTGTACAGAGTGCGGCGGGACCGGGGCCAGGGACGGGGGCAAGGTCTCCATATGTCCGACGTGCCGGGGCACCGGCCAGATCGTGAGATCCCAGGGGTTTTTCCGCGTCGCATCCACCTGCCCGCGCTGCTCAGGAAGGGGGCAGATCATCTCGAGTCCCTGCCCGCGCTGCAGGGGGGAGGGGCGCGTTACAGAGAAGAGGAAGGTCAAGGTCCGAATCCCCGCTGGTGTCGACACCGGTTCCAGGCTCCGGCTTCGCGGGGAAGGAGAGGCAGGGATACGGGGCGGGGCCCGGGGAGATCTCTACCTCGTCATCCACGTGGAGCCGCACGAGTATTTTGAGAGGCGGGGAAACGACATCTTTCTCGGGGTGTCTATTTCTTTTGTCCAAGCCTGTCTCGGGGACGAGATCGAGGTACCCAGCCTCGACGGTCCCCAGACCCTTGTCATACCCCCCGGTACCCAGACAGGGGCAACCTTTCGAATGAGGGGCCATGGGGTCCCGGATATTCGTGGATTCGGACGTGGGGACCAGATCGTGGAAGTTACGGTCTCCATCCCCACGAAATTGACCGATCGTCAGAAGGAGATCCTACGGGAATTCGCTGCTATCGAAAAGGAAAAGGAAGAAGGCGGGATCTTTCGAAGGCTTTTTCGGCGGTTTGAGGCCCGTTCCGAAGGTGAAAGAAAGGATGCTGTATCGTGA
- the moaC gene encoding cyclic pyranopterin monophosphate synthase MoaC, translating into MFTHLDDRGRARMVDVGGKKPTLREARASARIRLGEKAFGLVFGGGLPKGDVLAVSRVAGIMAAKKVADLIPLCHPLPLHAVEVTFEPDSGSWSVRVVATVRTEGVTGVEMEAMTAVSVAALAFYDMCKAVEKGIVIESIALEYKSGGKSGVWQRQPAGE; encoded by the coding sequence ATGTTTACCCATCTCGATGACAGGGGAAGGGCGCGCATGGTGGATGTGGGCGGAAAGAAGCCGACCCTTCGGGAGGCGAGGGCATCCGCCCGGATCAGGCTCGGCGAAAAGGCATTCGGGCTGGTCTTCGGGGGTGGGCTCCCCAAGGGAGACGTCCTCGCTGTCTCGCGTGTGGCCGGGATCATGGCGGCCAAGAAGGTGGCGGATCTCATCCCCCTATGCCATCCCCTTCCGCTTCATGCCGTCGAGGTCACCTTTGAGCCGGATTCGGGTTCATGGTCCGTCCGGGTCGTTGCCACGGTCAGGACCGAGGGCGTTACTGGGGTCGAGATGGAGGCGATGACAGCGGTTTCCGTTGCGGCGCTTGCTTTTTACGATATGTGCAAGGCCGTCGAAAAGGGGATCGTCATCGAATCGATTGCACTTGAGTACAAGTCGGGCGGCAAGAGCGGCGTCTGGCAAAGACAACCTGCAGGAGAATAG
- the dksA gene encoding RNA polymerase-binding protein DksA, translating into MDQKQLDHFRSILKRQLEELLSEAGKTLEEMTEMEENYPDLTDRASVESDRGFELRIRDRERMLIKKIRKALERIENGTYGICEGCGEEIGVKRLEARPVTTLCIKCKSRQEQEEKARGQ; encoded by the coding sequence ATGGATCAGAAGCAACTGGACCATTTCCGGTCCATCCTTAAAAGGCAGCTCGAGGAGCTCTTGAGCGAGGCGGGCAAGACCCTCGAAGAGATGACCGAGATGGAGGAGAATTACCCGGACCTCACCGACCGGGCCTCCGTGGAGTCGGATCGGGGGTTCGAACTCCGAATCCGAGACCGGGAGAGAATGCTTATCAAGAAGATCAGAAAGGCCCTTGAACGAATCGAGAACGGGACATACGGGATCTGTGAAGGCTGCGGAGAGGAGATAGGGGTGAAACGTCTCGAGGCGAGGCCGGTGACGACCCTCTGCATAAAATGCAAATCCCGCCAGGAGCAGGAGGAGAAGGCCCGGGGGCAATAA
- the galT gene encoding galactose-1-phosphate uridylyltransferase, with amino-acid sequence MPELRKDPIVARWVIIAKERGKRPTDFVIEEEKTTGGFCPLCEGNEHTTPPEVLSYGRPGYAPNMPGWRLRVVPNKFPALIIEGNLNKRGEGMFDKMNGIGAHEVIIETPRHGETMATMTTEQISLIFQAYRDRMADLTRDMRFRYIMIFKNFGRAAGASLEHSHSQLIALPIVPYLIQEEIDSAHRYFTYKDRCVFCDIIHQEQSQGVRVVCENAEFITVCPFAPRAPFEMWVLPKRHESDYVVLDDQRRRLLSDLFLETMRRLDKALPRVPFNFMLHTAPLRTPDLEHYHWHIEILPKLTMVAGFEWGTGFYINPTPPEEAASFLREIRLD; translated from the coding sequence ATGCCCGAACTCCGAAAAGACCCCATTGTCGCCCGCTGGGTGATCATCGCAAAGGAACGGGGAAAACGCCCAACGGATTTCGTCATAGAGGAAGAGAAGACGACCGGAGGATTTTGTCCCCTCTGCGAGGGAAACGAACACACCACACCTCCAGAGGTCCTCTCCTATGGCAGGCCCGGCTACGCCCCGAACATGCCAGGCTGGAGGCTCCGGGTCGTCCCGAACAAGTTTCCCGCCCTGATCATTGAAGGCAACCTGAACAAACGCGGAGAGGGCATGTTCGATAAGATGAACGGCATCGGGGCCCACGAGGTCATTATCGAGACACCCCGCCACGGCGAGACCATGGCTACCATGACTACGGAACAGATCTCGCTCATTTTCCAGGCATATCGGGACCGGATGGCAGATCTCACGCGGGACATGCGGTTCCGCTACATCATGATCTTCAAGAATTTCGGCAGGGCCGCAGGGGCATCTCTCGAACATTCCCATTCCCAGCTCATTGCCCTGCCCATTGTCCCGTACCTGATCCAGGAGGAGATCGACAGCGCCCACCGGTACTTCACATACAAGGACCGGTGCGTTTTCTGTGACATTATCCATCAAGAGCAGTCCCAAGGGGTGAGGGTCGTCTGTGAAAACGCCGAATTCATCACCGTCTGTCCTTTCGCTCCCCGCGCCCCTTTTGAGATGTGGGTCCTGCCCAAACGCCACGAATCCGATTATGTCGTCCTCGATGACCAGAGGCGGAGACTGCTTAGCGACCTCTTTCTCGAGACCATGCGCAGGCTCGACAAGGCCCTCCCACGCGTGCCGTTTAACTTTATGCTCCATACCGCCCCTCTGCGCACCCCGGATCTCGAACACTATCACTGGCATATTGAGATACTCCCCAAGCTCACCATGGTCGCAGGGTTCGAATGGGGAACGGGATTTTACATCAACCCGACACCGCCTGAGGAGGCGGCGAGTTTTTTGCGTGAAATCAGACTCGATTGA
- a CDS encoding response regulator, producing MAENGKKKILVVDDEESIHFLYREEFEEEGYEVTSAMCGEEALAAFDAAMPDLVILDINMPGMDGIEVLRQMKQRRPDIPVILSSAYPEYKQDLASWASDDYIVKSFSLDELKDSVRRHLAKKG from the coding sequence ATGGCCGAGAACGGGAAAAAAAAGATCCTCGTGGTGGATGACGAAGAGAGCATACATTTCCTCTATCGGGAGGAATTCGAGGAGGAGGGCTATGAAGTGACTTCTGCCATGTGCGGGGAGGAGGCCCTTGCCGCCTTTGATGCCGCCATGCCGGATCTCGTCATCCTGGATATCAACATGCCTGGGATGGACGGGATCGAGGTGCTGCGCCAGATGAAACAGAGGCGTCCTGATATCCCCGTGATCCTGAGCTCAGCCTATCCGGAGTACAAGCAGGATCTGGCCTCTTGGGCCTCGGACGACTACATCGTCAAGTCCTTCAGCCTCGATGAGCTGAAGGACTCAGTCAGGAGACATCTGGCCAAAAAAGGATGA
- a CDS encoding PilZ domain-containing protein produces the protein MTHADRDKRRSVRLPFQAEVDFSDGSRFFSEHIVNISTGGILIEASRCCEPGTELVLILPFVPPRKVRGVVRWCTKKGRVYQVGIQFVDLTPEQESSIRQCMSGLFWSSADSRFC, from the coding sequence ATGACCCATGCGGATCGGGATAAGAGAAGGTCTGTGCGTCTGCCGTTTCAGGCAGAAGTCGATTTTTCTGATGGCTCGAGGTTCTTTTCCGAACACATCGTCAACATAAGCACGGGAGGTATCCTCATAGAGGCATCGCGTTGCTGCGAGCCAGGAACCGAGCTCGTATTGATCCTTCCGTTCGTCCCCCCGCGAAAGGTCAGGGGGGTGGTCAGGTGGTGCACGAAAAAGGGCCGCGTGTATCAAGTGGGCATCCAGTTTGTGGACTTGACGCCTGAACAGGAAAGCTCCATCCGTCAATGCATGTCTGGGCTTTTCTGGAGTAGTGCAGATTCGCGTTTCTGTTGA
- the rpsT gene encoding 30S ribosomal protein S20, whose amino-acid sequence MANHASALKRARQAAKRNLRNRSRKTRVKNVVKEVEAAISRKAFDEVDILLRKAQKVIDKVSATGTIHRRTAARKISRLGKKVARLLSQRSEGASS is encoded by the coding sequence TTGGCCAATCACGCTTCCGCCCTCAAGAGGGCTCGACAAGCAGCAAAAAGGAATCTCAGGAATCGTTCCCGAAAGACGCGGGTCAAAAACGTCGTCAAGGAGGTCGAGGCAGCCATCTCCCGAAAGGCCTTCGATGAGGTCGACATCCTTTTGAGAAAGGCACAAAAGGTCATCGACAAGGTTTCGGCCACCGGCACCATCCATAGGCGCACAGCTGCCCGCAAGATCTCCCGGCTCGGGAAAAAGGTCGCGCGTCTCTTATCCCAGCGTTCGGAAGGAGCCTCTTCCTAA